The genomic segment tccacagcCCAGAAAAATAAACCTTCTGAACACCAGCCTGCTCCACATgcagaaattccctcgaccagcagTAGAGTTGAGAACACTCCCGAGCAAGGAATCCAAGTTCAAACCCAACTCTGATGTGCCACTCGACTAGATGTCAAATGGTACGTTGCCCCTCCTATTCGAGTAAAGATtaggatgatcgccaattatattaagaagtacgggcttcctgGGGTGATGCTAGTCTGACCCACCAGAGACCAAAGGGCGAATCTGCCTGGAGGTGCGTATAGCGTctggtcgagatatcatatcaaggcaggagcgatcctgcctcttcatccttttttccaaggagtggccaattactttggGGTCTCTCTTTTTCAAATCACCCAAAATGAATATAGAATgctctgcactctatatcttttatagtcataagaagtggccggtccccacgccacacgaggtcaactacctgttcgacctaaaatccaaccccaaccaagaaaacacggggttcttccccTTCTGCCACCAAGAAACGGGCCACACTTTCCTGATTGACACCACTTTTATTttgaacgtggggaagtaccatctggagtactttctgatCACCGATATGGtcacgaacaacttggccttcacacaaggaggtaaagtctttgaaCCCCTGGTCGTATATTTTTTCTTTGATTCTCCCTGCATTTCTCTTAGAAGTTTAGTGCATTTAAGGCCCCTGGTTACGACCAGCCCCCACCCCAGACATGGAGGTCCGATCAACCCTCCTGGctagcatgaccgacatagagaaaagtgtcaaacagctggtcacagaggccaatctgagatTGGTCggtcttctggcacctcaccaggatatGAGGGAAAccactgcggggagtgccaccggcaCTAAAGTCCCCAAgcaacaacaagatgtgtcacaacctcctccgaggagggcaaCTAGGGTGACCATCAACAAACCAACTGGTGCCCCACGACCTACTGCTGCACCGGCCCCTCcagggaagggaaagaagaaggcctcagagcctattcttgagtcgtcagacgagaacggtactgattttacgcttttagatagtcttcctattccctgtcacctctTTGACGGGAATGGAAACTTTAAATACTCTCCTGCTTTAAATTCAGAATTCTTTAGGCCAGAGAGggagtgtagcactagtaaagtaaatagtgtagcaaccagtaattatagctcgggtattatactttcaATTTCTCTACCCTTGTTTCCTAAATTTAGCAAGTCCAttttattatattgcctgactATTCACTTGTTTCTTTTTTTGCAGACATGCCTACTGAATGTGCCTTTGACTTGTACACCAAGTCAGCGAGCAAGAAAAAGTCTCATAGGCTGGGGAGGGCTGCAGCAATCCCCCAGTGAAGAAATCTCGAATAGACGACCCTCCAGTGTCTACTCCAATGAAAGAGACAACTCCTCGACCAACTCCTACTAGGGAGGCAACTCCTCCAACTCCAACAAACCCAGATCCTCCGTCTCCGGTCGGacagactcctcctccagctccagtCGACCCTACGCCTCCAGCATCCACCATTCAGCAGTTGGCTGGTCGCTGGGAAGAGGCCTCGGGAGATGACCTCACGGGTGTGGTGCTTAACTCAGAAAAAGATAGGCTGTCGAGAATAACAAAACACCAACGCAGTCGGGAGGCAATCCAGAAGACCGGCTCTATGGGGGTCGACCAAGTCCTCAACCGCACACTGAACAAAGTGCTTGCTGTAAGTTGTTTTCTTTATTGTACTTCATGAATTTTCTTTTTAACTTGCTCCTATTTACAGCCTTATCTTTTTCTGACCGCAGGGGATTCTTACCCTTACTTCTGGCTAGCAGTTTTTGAGGACGCAGAATGCTCAATTTGAAAAGAGACTTAGCGATCAGCTTAGTGCTGCTGAGGCTCAATACACCGAGCAACTCAAGGCAGCAGAAGCTTCCTATGCCGAGCAGCTAGAGGCGGTCAAGGCGAAGCAAACTGATGCCCTTAAGGACGTCAAGGCGAAGCATACCGAGGCCCTCAAGAAGGCTGAGGCAAAACACCTCGAGGTGCTGCAGCTGACTGAGGCCAAAGTCACTTCTCTTGAAGAAGAGGTGAAGAGGAAGGATGCGAGTTTCACCAAGATCACTGCATCCAAGGATCAGTACAAGGAGGTCTCGCTCAATAATTACCGGGAAGCCCACAAGCTTTAAGATGAGTTGGCGATAACCGCAAGGAAGTTGCTGCACTGGTGGAACAGAATGCCCGCAACCTTGAAGATTATGAAGGGGCGTCGTTCAAGTGTTTCTACTTGTTCTGGAAAAACAACCCCAATGCTAACTTCTCCTATCTTCTAGACCATATCAGGGAGGCGGAGTTAGCTAGGTGCGttgctcgcctggaggaagaaacAATTCAAAGGTCTCCAGAGATTTCTCTAG from the Humulus lupulus chromosome X, drHumLupu1.1, whole genome shotgun sequence genome contains:
- the LOC133806327 gene encoding uncharacterized protein LOC133806327; translation: MKETTPRPTPTREATPPTPTNPDPPSPVGQTPPPAPVDPTPPASTIQQLAGRWEEASGDDLTGVVLNSEKDRLSRITKHQRSREAIQKTGSMGVDQVLNRTLNKVLANAQFEKRLSDQLSAAEAQYTEQLKAAEASYAEQLEAVKAKQTDALKDVKAKHTEALKKAEAKHLEVLQLTEAKVTSLEEEVKRKDASFTKITASKDQYKEVSLNNYREAHKL